One window from the genome of Candidatus Omnitrophota bacterium encodes:
- a CDS encoding leucyl aminopeptidase — protein sequence MITFSKTSSASEHVIFLTEDQIKKVQTLKIPSEIQKHINLLLMSKKFSASLHEIFPMATQKNLYLFVGLGKQKELTLPILRIAVRQLMLSTYLKKAKNINCIVHDNSDESIRSYVEGIELGSYQWKKYISESSKLEKKKVNINVVPKKIYREFVVVCEGVNFARDLVNDNADTVTSIFIEQVIKSLIKGKKNISLEILNEKDLKKKGLHLHLAVNKGSKYPPKLIIVRYKGDPKSKDYTALVGKGITFDTGGLNLKPTGYMETMRTDMGGAAAVVGTLKNVVSLNLKKNLLFVCAMAENAIGSGAYKPGDVFKSYLGKTVEIGNTDAEGRLVLADALGYVSKNYKPKYIIDLATLTGACVVALGYDYTGLISNDDQLANQILKSAEKTDDRAWRLPSYPELKDHLKSQYADLKSTGLPKGAAGTCSAAEFLRQFVGDAKWAHLDIAGTSFVEGSAR from the coding sequence GTGATCACATTTTCAAAGACATCATCAGCATCTGAACATGTTATTTTTTTAACCGAAGATCAGATTAAAAAAGTTCAAACGCTTAAAATTCCAAGCGAGATTCAAAAGCATATAAATCTTCTTTTAATGTCGAAGAAATTTTCTGCATCGTTGCATGAGATTTTTCCGATGGCAACACAAAAGAATTTGTATTTGTTCGTTGGGCTTGGCAAGCAAAAAGAGCTAACTTTACCGATTTTAAGAATTGCGGTAAGGCAGCTAATGCTTTCAACATATCTTAAGAAAGCAAAAAATATCAACTGTATTGTTCATGACAATTCTGATGAAAGCATTCGTAGTTATGTCGAGGGGATAGAGCTTGGATCCTATCAGTGGAAAAAATACATTTCAGAGTCTTCAAAGTTAGAAAAGAAAAAAGTAAATATCAATGTTGTTCCAAAGAAAATATATCGAGAATTCGTTGTAGTCTGTGAAGGTGTGAATTTTGCTCGCGATTTGGTTAATGATAATGCTGATACTGTAACATCGATCTTTATTGAGCAGGTAATAAAATCACTTATTAAGGGCAAAAAGAATATTTCGTTAGAAATTCTAAATGAAAAAGACTTAAAGAAAAAAGGGCTACATTTACATTTAGCGGTAAACAAAGGAAGCAAATATCCACCAAAACTAATTATCGTTCGCTATAAGGGAGATCCAAAATCAAAGGATTATACCGCGCTTGTAGGCAAAGGCATTACTTTTGATACAGGTGGACTTAATTTAAAGCCAACAGGATACATGGAAACAATGCGTACCGACATGGGTGGCGCAGCTGCCGTCGTTGGAACACTTAAAAATGTAGTTTCGTTAAATCTGAAAAAGAATTTATTATTTGTTTGTGCTATGGCAGAGAATGCGATTGGTTCTGGTGCATATAAGCCAGGCGATGTTTTTAAGAGTTATCTTGGCAAAACTGTTGAGATTGGAAATACGGATGCCGAAGGCCGTCTTGTTTTAGCTGATGCACTGGGCTATGTTTCTAAGAACTATAAACCAAAATATATTATTGATCTAGCGACGTTGACAGGAGCTTGCGTTGTTGCTCTTGGCTATGATTATACTGGCCTTATCTCAAATGATGATCAGTTGGCGAATCAAATATTAAAGTCTGCTGAAAAAACCGATGATCGGGCTTGGCGACTTCCAAGTTATCCCGAGCTAAAAGATCATCTGAAATCTCAGTATGCGGATCTAAAGAGTACTGGATTACCAAAAGGTGCGGCTGGCACTTGTTCGGCGGCAGAATTCTTGCGGCAATTCGTTGGTGATGCTAAATGGGCGCATCTTGATATTGCTGGGACGTCTTTTGTTGAGGGTTCTGCTCGCA